The following is a genomic window from Miscanthus floridulus cultivar M001 chromosome 14, ASM1932011v1, whole genome shotgun sequence.
GGGGCTGGCCACTGGGCAAGTGGACGGGTAGCCCGTGCGGCCGGTGCTCGCAACAGCTGCCACGCTAACCGGCAAGCGGCGTGTGCAGGGTGCAGGCACGATCGTCACCTACTTGCCTGTTGGCAGAAAGCCAGCAAGCAGAGTAGCATACTGCAGACACTTGATGCCGAGTTTTAGTTATGTAATTTTTCATTCTCAGATCCAATCTCTTGATTAATGTTGACCTCCCCAATCTGAAAATTCtatgaatgattaattgattaaGTCGATTTTTTTACAACTGCGCCACAAGAGGATCAATACATTAACATAACATCTTTTTTTTCTCATGCTCCAACGCCAATTATACATGTTTACATCAATTATGTTGTGTAGTTAAGCATGGAATTAAGATGTCATCTAAATTTATGCATTTATGAGTTAGTCTCATAATTTACCGATACCAGACCTAGCATTCATGGTATTTTGACCCGGTGCGGATGGTATACGCACTTTCATAGTGGCTCTAGGTGTTAAAGTTGACCACTTTCGCCATTGGGCTCACACACATCATGGCCACACATTCTGTTGTATGGAGCACCCTCAATAGTTGAGCTAGTTAGCTAGCTCATATTTTGCCACACATCATCTAAGAGTAACCATAAAAGATAGCTTCTTCAACAATATGCCTCTTCAACACTGTACCATGGGTCTCACCACTTTGTTTTCCCAACCCACGTCTTCTTCACGCCGCCGCCTCCATAGCTACTCCTGCACAGCCACCTGCCACCCTCGCCTGTTCAACCGCAGCTGCCCTTGCTCGCTTGGGCGGCTCATCCCCGCTGCCCCTTGCCTCAGCCGCCACTGTGGCTCAATCCGACGCCGGCGCCGCCCCGCCTCCGCCCCGCAACTCGCTCTGATCGACGCTGCCCATCTTTTCCTAGGTCGGGCGCTTTCATGGCAAAGAGCAAGAGGAATGAGATGGGATGGGTGGGAGTGGGACCGAATAATGCCTCGTATTTTGTTCAAGCTAGGCGTGGGATTAACCGTGTGTTTGGTTGGAGGGATTCGAAGGGGTGGGATGGGATGGACCTGGGATTTGAGCTGTTTGGATGGGAGTCAGCCCAGGGACGTAGATATCCCACCTAGCATATTCCCCTCAGATTCCTTGACTCCACGTCCCACTTTTTTACACGGACGGAGGCGGTCCCTGCTTTCTTCTCACCACTCACCGTGACTCCGTTTCTTCTCTCGGAAAAAAGGCTCGAGCGGGCGACAGCTCGGCGACGACGCATCCATCACCGGCGCGGGATGCGGGGCCACAGCGCTTGACGGCGGCGCGGCACCAGGCGGCGCGTCGGCAGCGCGGCACGGGCCcccacggcggcggcgcggcacgggcccccacggcggcggcgcggcacgaGCCCTCGTAGCGGCGGCGTAGGCTGTGGTCGGCAGCGGCGGCATGGCctgtggtcggcggcggcggtgcggcaCACGTCCGGCAGCTCCATCCTCCTTCTCCATTAGCAGATTTGTGATTTGCCCAAGGTATACAAACCCTAACACAATGGATTTGCTCAAGATTTGTGATCTCCATTAGCAGATTTTTGTTTTTGCCTCCAGTCAAGTGCCATCAGTTGTGCCTTGGAGTTGAGAAAGCACTTCCAACATTTTAGTTGAGATAACCTAATGGACTCATTTAGGTGTGCTTCCATCTGATAAATGCAGTGAGAACCCACCAAAACATTTTTTTTGTTATGCTGATTTGGTTGCTGTTAATCTCTTAAGGTGAATATTACAGTAGACCACTGTGTGAAGTAAATTATGTGATAAAAGGGTTTATAAAGATGTGAAGACAAAATTCAACATTCCTTCTTTGTAGCCATCACATGTTCTGTCATCATAGACGAACAATCTGAACATTTTACTTCTCTGTTTGTAGAATAGTGATAGTGAAATAGAAATTGCATTGGTTGCAAGTTGATAGTCCAGTTTTTCATGTCGGTTCATGCAAAACGGAGACTGGTTGGCATTTTGAGGCTTCCTTGTCAAGCTACCTAAAAGCTCTGCTGCAGGTGCATTTTCATCATTTGAAGTGTTGAACTACTATAGGTTTTCAGTTCACAGTGTTGAACTTTAGGAACATTCAGTTCAGCAGAAGCATAGGCAATTTTCAATCAATGGAGATTGTAGCCCCTGTCATTTTCCAAACAACAGGCATAGCAAATCTGGCAATCATACTTTTTCCATCAGCAAAGTCCAATGGGAATTTTTTTCCCTACGCTGTAGCGCTAGTAAGTTACCTCATGTTTCTGATCTGTGTTTGAGCATGACATGACAatattgtttttctttctttgattgttgCATTGTAGATGGATCAGAGAACCAAGGTTCTAGTTTGTTCAGCTGCTGCATATATGTTCTTGTTCATGGTGGCCACGGTTATTCAGTCTAGAAAGAGAAAAAGACGTGCCAGTAGAGTTGGTATTACTTATGCGCCAATTGAGGAAAGGGATAGAATTAGACAAGAATACCTAGACACTTGCATTTGGAAGGATGATACAACTTGTGTAAACATGCTTAGACTTAATAGAGCATGTTTCTATCGATTTTGTAACCTTTTTAGAGATCGAGGGTTGCTTCAAGATACCACTCATATGTGTGTTGAGCAACAGGTGGCTATGTTTCTAAATATAGTAGGGCACAACCTTAGAAATAGGTTAGTTGGCACTAATTATCATAGGTCAGGAGAAACAGTAAGCCGCTATTTCAACAATGTCCTTCATGCCATTGGAGAGCTACGAACAGAATTTATTAGGCCCCCATCATTGCAAACTCCGTCCAAAATTGCCGGAAACTATCGGTGGGATCCTTATTTTAAGGTGTGAGGTTTATCCCTACCTTTGTTTCACATTTAAATTATGTAACCTTGTGTTGGCCCCTAATTAATTTTTACTTTGATGAACATAAACTAGGATTGTATTGGAGCTATTGATGGTACACACATAAGAGCATCTGTTCCTAAAGATTTGGAGCATTCGTTTCGTGGTAGAAAATCCTTTGCAACTCAAAATGTAATGGCAGCCGTAGATTTCGATCTACGTTTTACTTATGTCTTGGCTGGTTGGGAAGGCACAGCACATGATGCTTTAGTTTTGCGAGATGCTTTAGAACGCCCTAATGGCCTTCGTGTTCCACAAGGTAACAAAAAAAAATCACTAACTTAATTTCGTTATGCCAATTTTTGATAACTCGAAATGTGATCTCCTTTTCTACAATATGCTAGGCAAATTCTATCTTGTTGATGCCGGTTATGGAGCCAAACCGGGATTCTTGCCTCCTTTCCGTGGAGTTAGGTACCATTTGAATGAGTGGGGGAATAATCCGGTCCAAAATGAGAAGGAGTTATTCAACCTTAGGCACTCGTCTCTTCGTGTGACTGTAGAGCGTGCATTTGGTTCACTTAAGAGGAGATTCAAAATTCTTGATGATGCAACTCCATTCTTCCCTTTCCAAACTCAAGTAGATATTGTTGTAGCTTGCTGCATAGTCCATAATTTTGTCATAGCAGATGGGATTGATGAGTTCATCATTCAAGATTCGAATTGGCCAATGCAAACCCATGCTACATCATATACTGGACAAGCAAGTGAGCATGCTGCAACCGTTCAATTTAGACAAACAATTGCGGATCAGATGTGGGTAGACCGTCAAAACCATTATGCAAATTAATATATAGTATCTC
Proteins encoded in this region:
- the LOC136506163 gene encoding protein ALP1-like, yielding MDQRTKVLVCSAAAYMFLFMVATVIQSRKRKRRASRVGITYAPIEERDRIRQEYLDTCIWKDDTTCVNMLRLNRACFYRFCNLFRDRGLLQDTTHMCVEQQVAMFLNIVGHNLRNRLVGTNYHRSGETVSRYFNNVLHAIGELRTEFIRPPSLQTPSKIAGNYRWDPYFKDCIGAIDGTHIRASVPKDLEHSFRGRKSFATQNVMAAVDFDLRFTYVLAGWEGTAHDALVLRDALERPNGLRVPQGKFYLVDAGYGAKPGFLPPFRGVRYHLNEWGNNPVQNEKELFNLRHSSLRVTVERAFGSLKRRFKILDDATPFFPFQTQVDIVVACCIVHNFVIADGIDEFIIQDSNWPMQTHATSYTGQASEHAATVQFRQTIADQMWVDRQNHYAN